A stretch of the Arachis stenosperma cultivar V10309 chromosome 6, arast.V10309.gnm1.PFL2, whole genome shotgun sequence genome encodes the following:
- the LOC130935650 gene encoding peptide-N(4)-(N-acetyl-beta-glucosaminyl)asparagine amidase isoform X3, whose product MVARKFQVLHNDSNYDLEYDTDDGFEVFQFQLFSLTFVPPDQQKIYVDEDDTLVATDSDLLAISDKLRLISIEDEPQPQSNTDQSLQSLSDEKLAKLLQEEEEALMLQQFMAHGDPQEFEHRVRPYVKQVLMYEDAMRQEAARKTVPMEELEEKALVSLAKEGNFNPSKIERDHAFLLRLLFWFKKSFSWVNAPACQDCGNTTVGQGMTAPDPSETCFGASRVELYRCTHCSQLTRFPRYNDPIKLVETRKGRCGEWANCFTHYCRSFGYESRLIVDLTDHAWTECFSHFLGRWMHLDPCEGIYDKPLLYEKGWNKKLNYVIAVAKDGTYDVTKRYTRKWHEVLSRRIMLTESSLSSILTVITKECRRGFAPQQLSMIEARDKEENQEIERSVHTEDDESLSLPGRRSGDEEWRKSRLEMGSDKDGILSTSACPVRLCIDEHVTRIYNGFRPVLHQFVEEELTKSEAVKVLGIIKGIILDICNSPFKTRRTSIDSVLEDPKWQKRLPSFDDLLEALSLKKQNTDGRVEICLAGNPVLTSLALPVVLNALDDMIYNLNKCDSYGKDSITLPLLKLNRIHSGSVIASAEELPFGIATSAFDGTWISKWEEPNGARGLKTYKE is encoded by the exons ATGGTCGCCCGCAAATTCCAGGTGCTCCACAATGATTCCAACTATGATCTTGAGTACGACACGGATGATGGCTTCGAA GTTTTTCAATTCCAACTCTTCTCTCTCACTTTTGTTCCTCCCGACCAACAGAAG ATTTATGTTGATGAAGATGATACCCTAGTCGCCACTGACTCCGATCTCCTTGCCATTTCCGACAAACTCCGACTAATCTCCATCGAAGACGAACCTCAGCCCCAATCGAACACTGATCAATCATTGCAGTCTTTATCCGATGAGAAACTCGCTAAGCTCTTGCAG gaggaggaggaagctCTTATGTTGCAGCAGTTCATGGCTCATGGAGATCCTCAAGAATTTGAGCACCGAGTACGCCCTTATGTTAAACAAGTTCTTATG TATGAGGATGCAATGCGCCAGGAGGCTGCTCGGAAGACTGTTCCGATGGAAGAGCTTGAGGAGAAAGCCTTGGTCTCTTTGGCCAAG GAGGGTAATTTTAATCCTTCAAAAATAGAACGAGATCATGCTTTCCTGCTGCGGCTGCTTTTCTGGTTCAAGAAATCCTTCAG CTGGGTGAATGCACCAGCTTGTCAGGATTGTGGCAACACAACTGTGGGCCAGGGTATGACTGCTCCAGATCCTTCCGAAACTTGTTTTGGAGCTTCCCGGGTTGAACTTTACCG CTGCACTCATTGTTCCCAACTGACCCGATTTCCTCGGTACAATGATCCAATTAAG CTTGTGGAAACAAGAAAAGGTCGCTGTGGGGAATGGGCAAATTGCTTTACGCACTATTGTCGATCTTTTGGTTATGAGTCACGCTTG ATTGTGGACCTTACGGATCATGCTTGGACAGAGTGCTTCTCTCACTTTTTGGGAAg ATGGATGCATCTTGACCCATGTGAAGGAATCTATGACAAGCCATTGTTATATGAAaaagg GTGgaataagaaattaaattatgttattgCTGTAGCGAAAGATGGAACTTATGATGTCACCAAACGTTACACCAGGAAGTGGCATGAG GTCCTATCTCGGCGTATCATGCTTACAGAGTCTTCTTTGTCATCAATACTCACTGTTATAACAAAAGAGTGCCGAAGAGGCTTTGCACCTCAGCAACTTTCAATGATTGAAGCCCGCGATAAGGAGGAAAACCAAGAAATTGAGAGGAGTGTTCATACTGAAGATGATGAGTCACTCTCATTACCTGGAAGGAGAAGTGGGGATGAAGAATGGCGTAAATCCAGATTAGAAATGGGTTCTGATAAGGATGGTATATTGAGTACGTCTGCTTGCCCAGTGCGTTTGTGCATAGATGAGCATGTGACAAGAATTTATAATGGATTTCGCCCTGTCCTTCATCAGTTTGTTGAGGAAGAACTAACAAAGTCTGAAGCTGTCAAAGTACTTGGGATTATTAAAGGAATTATCTTGGATATTTGTAATTCACCTTTTAAAACAAGAAGGACCTCCATTGATTCAGTTCTAGAAGACCCAAAGTGGCAGAAACGTTTGCCATCTTTTGATGACCTACTTGAAGCTCTTTCACTGAAGAAACAGAATACAGATGGGAGGGTTGAAATCTGCTTGGCAGGTAACCCTGTCTTAACTTCTTTAGCACTGCCCGTTGTGCTAAATGCACTGGATGACATGATTTACAATCTTAACAAGTGTGATAGCTATGGGAAAGATTCAATTACCTTGCCCCTTCTTA